ATGCCTAAGAATGATAAACATAGCTCCAAATAATTTAACTAAAAAGAATTAACGGTGTCGTTTCCATGCCCAATTTCGTTAATCTCATGGAGTTTCCTGAAAGGTTGTTCCTGGGTTTTTTCTTCCTGAATATGGGCTAGAAGACCTGGAACTCTACCCACAATGAACAATCCGCACCCTACTTGCCAGTTAAAACCCAAATCTGAGAGTAATGCTGCGTTTGCCCCGTCAATATTCATTTTTATCTGTTTTTTTTCCCAGAGGATGTCCTGAATATTAATAACTAACTCAGCATGTTCTCCAAAACAATCATATTCTTTGGCAAGTTCAATAAGACGAGGGGCCCTTGGATCCTCTTTGTGATATCTATGGCCAAATCCGGGTATTTTTTTCTTATTATTATTGAAATACTCGCATATTTTCTGTGCCGTTTCATCCAGGGGTATTTTAGTACTTTTAGACATTAAAATGCCTTTTTGTAGCA
This is a stretch of genomic DNA from Methanobacterium petrolearium. It encodes these proteins:
- a CDS encoding citryl-CoA lyase; this translates as MIREEALKGMFQPRTSPWKTSITMVEPNRIVTRGHSQEEIIGNISFPEMIHLLIKGVLPTKNQEKMLQAILVSFCDHGITPPSTQSARLMASAGSPVNACLAGGILAFGENHAGAIEIAMRMLQKGILMSKSTKIPLDETAQKICEYFNNNKKKIPGFGHRYHKEDPRAPRLIELAKEYDCFGEHAELVINIQDILWEKKQIKMNIDGANAALLSDLGFNWQVGCGLFIVGRVPGLLAHIQEEKTQEQPFRKLHEINEIGHGNDTVNSF